The genomic DNA AGACAGCCCGCTGCCGGAATTGAACCGGCGACCTTTTCATTACGAGGGAAATGCTCTACCCCTGAGCTAAGCGGGCAAACTTTAACGATCTCCTCTGGCACTGCGGAATTCTTTTACCATCAAAGATGTGATGCTGTCAAGAGGTTTCACCTGCTGCTTCAATTCGGGAGTTTCATGTCTATCAGAGAAACTATAACAAGAGTTTCGGACACCTTTGTCTTTCATCCACCAATGCCTTCCGATCTCTCTCCTGGATTTAGGATCTAAGTCACCTTGGTACATTCTATACTCGTCCCATTCAGGTGGAAAATTTCTTTCCTTTAAGAAGAATGCGTATGCAGAAGAAAAACTTTGGGCTGCATTTTGTAAAAGTTCGTTTATATGAAGACATCCTATCGTTTTATCCTCAGGGAATTTTCTCATAATTTTATTATAAGAAATATCTTCTCCGATAAGATAGGAATATGTTTTGATCGCGTGAGGACAAGTTTCGTAAGGAACTCGATCTTCCTCTACATCCAAGTCCATAATTTTCATCGTGGCTAAGTTCACTAACATGTACAAAGTCATATCATGATAAGGATCTCTTTGGCTGACTTCTATCAGGCAGCTTGGTGGACTTTCTTCCGGAAACCAATAGTATCTACTCTCGTATCTGCGCTGGAAACCACAGTCTTTATATCTGATCTTTTGTTTTAATTGGGAAAGTGCCATACATTCTCCTGGTTCCTTTTTTTCCCTAAGAGATAGACCTGAAAGGATTTTACAGTGTTTTGATTTGCTTTTTTACCATTCTTACCTATCCTTCTACCTACTTTACGGATTTTGGGATGGCATCGTTTTTTCAGGATAAGGTTTTTTTAGTCACAGGAGCAAGCTCCGGGATAGGTAGGGCTTTGGCTTCAGAGTTGGAGAAGGAAGGTGCCTTTGTAGGAGTGATTGCAAGAAGGAAAGAGGCCCTCAAGGAGTTAAAGCTTTCCGCTTCTCATCCGGATAGAATTTTCGTTTTTCAAGCGGATGTAATGTCCGAATCGGAATTGAAAAAAGTAGTCGAAGAATTTAGAAAAAAATTCAAGAGAGTAGACGGCTTCATTCATAACGCAGGTATTTCTATGAGAGGGACTGCTGCGGAGACGGAAGTGAAAATTTTTAGGTCTATTATGGATACGAATTATTTTCCTTTAGTACTATTGTATCGTCTTCTGGAATCTGATCTTCGCCAAAGTGAAGGACATGTGATCGCGATCTCTTCTATACAAGGAAAGTTTGCAACGCAATTGAGATCCGGGTATGCAGCAAGCAAACATGCGATGCAAGGATTTATGGATAGTATCCGATTGGAAAATGCCAAAACAGGCATCCATGTTATGACTGTATGTCCAGGTTTTGTAAAGACTGAGATTTCGGTAAAAGCGTTAGAAGGGGACGGAACCCCTCACGGAATTATGGACGAAGGACAGAAGAACGGATTAGAACCTGAGTTGGTCGCTAAAAAGATCTTAAAAGGGATCGAGAAAAGAAAAAGAGAAATCATTCCTTCCAAATTGAAGGAAAAATTCGGTTATTTCTTAAGCAGGGTCTCACCTAAAACTTTGGATAAAATTCTAGTAAAGGTAAGGATTTCCTAGTTTTTCACTTCTGTGATGAGCCTGAGACCTGCTTTTCTATCATTCAATAGATTCGGGATGCCTCCGAAGTCTCTTGCATAAGCTTTAGCTTCTTCTTTGGTTCCTGAATATGAACCGCCTCGGATCACTTTCAGATGTTTTCCATATCTTCCGGAGTTCGGTCTATGTCCCGGATAGGGGATATAAGCGGAGCTAGTCCATTCTGCCACGTTGCCGCACATCCCGATCGCGCCATATGGGCTTTGACCTTTGGAAGGAAGTTCAAACACAGAGATAGTTCCTCTGCTTCCACTTTCTCTTGTATTACAAAGTGCTGAATCGAATTCATTTCCGAAAGGATAGTCTTGTGGTTGGGAGATAAATTCGTAACTCTCGTCTTTCAATAATCTCCAGATAAGTCCTGTTCCTCTGGCTGCCTTCTCCCACTGCCATTCGCTTGGGATCTTTTTTCCGGCCCATTTGGAATAAGCTTCCGCTTCTCTATAAGTTAAGTTGGTAACAGGATGATATTCTTTTCCCCTAGGAAAATTCCCATTTTCCCAATGGGGTGGAGGAGGAGTTCCTGTTTCCTTTAAGAATTTATTATATTCTTTATTTGTGACTTCGTATTTGTCTATATAAAAGGAAGAAATTTCCTCGAGGCTGCTTCTGTCCGGAGTTCCGAATTTAGGATTATAGCTATCGTCTCCAGGATCGGAACCTTGTCCGTACAGGAAATATCCCATATGCTCATACAGGATCCTCCCGTTGGATTCGTAGCCTGTATGAACGAGCACCATTTCTTTTCCGTCTTTAGGGTGGAGAATGGTCTTAACTAAATGATTTCGTACTATATCCGTCGCATCAAATTTAGAAGGATCTTGGTAGAATGTTTCTTCTCCGTAAGCTCCTATTAAAAGTCCCACACTGATCAATTTGGCGGGTTTACCTTCCGCTACGGAAAAACTTCCTCTAAGTTCTATGGAAACAGGTTTGGTAAGTTTTCCTACTTTTCCAAATTCTACTTCTATATTCTCTATTTGGAAGGAACCTATTTCTTCCATTTTAGGTTTTCTGAATAAAGGTAAATTCGATTTTTCGCTCAGTATACCTCTGATCTCTTCTTCAGAGCGTTCCGAAAAGTAGGAGTTCCTACCTATTTTGATCTTTGCCTTTCCTTTGTTTCTATAAACGGAAAGAACTTCACCTGTCCAAAGTATTGCCTTTCTCGTGTCGGACGAGGAGGTTTCTTTTTCTTCTTGGCTTGTTCCGGTTTCCGAAAATAGAAAAAGAAAACAGAATGAGATGAATATAATAGCTCTGGTCCTGGACATAGAAGAGTGAGGTTCCTCTAAACTTAAAGATCGGCAGAAACAAGGTTTTTTGGAAGGTTTTTTATGGCCCTGAACACGACCTCACGATCTGTGCTTTAAGCCTTAGACTTAGGAAATAGGGTATTCCCCGCTTTTCTCATCACATGTACCAGCTCTTCGAATACGATCGGTTTGGAGATATAATCGTTCATTCCGGCACGCAAACATAGATCTCTATCCCCTTGCATTGCGGCGGCAGTCATCGCAATGATATAAGGTTGGGATTCCACAGCCCATGTATTTCGGATGACCTGGGTAGCTTGGAGTCCATCCATTTCCGGCATATGAACGTCCATAAAGATCAGATTGATCTTCTTTTCCCTAAGAGCGATTAATGCTTCCTTTCCATTCGGAACGATCAACGGTTCGTATCCTAATTTTTGAATAATTCTTTTGGCAAGAGTTTGGTTGATCTCATTGTCCTCAGCGACCATGATCTTGAAAGGGAACTGAGAACTTAACATTTCTCTTTGGCTAGCTAGATAAGAGGATCTTGTATTTGCTTTTGCCTTAGTTCCGCCCTCCGCTAAAATTTCGGTCACGATCCTTTCTATATCTTTTTTCTTAACCGGCTTACTCAATTCTCCTGCGAATAATTCTCCCGCGACCTCTTTGTCTTTAGGGTCTAGGAAAGAAGAAGATAAAAGTACCAATGGAAAATGAAAATTCCTTTTGCGCATCTCTTGGGCGATCTCTATTCCGGTGTTTCCGGGAAGATTATAATCTAGGATTCCGAGGTCAGGCATGATGTCTAGATCGAGTAGGTTCAATGCTTCTTCTTTTGATTTAGC from Leptospira hartskeerlii includes the following:
- a CDS encoding SDR family oxidoreductase; translated protein: MASFFQDKVFLVTGASSGIGRALASELEKEGAFVGVIARRKEALKELKLSASHPDRIFVFQADVMSESELKKVVEEFRKKFKRVDGFIHNAGISMRGTAAETEVKIFRSIMDTNYFPLVLLYRLLESDLRQSEGHVIAISSIQGKFATQLRSGYAASKHAMQGFMDSIRLENAKTGIHVMTVCPGFVKTEISVKALEGDGTPHGIMDEGQKNGLEPELVAKKILKGIEKRKREIIPSKLKEKFGYFLSRVSPKTLDKILVKVRIS
- a CDS encoding DUF2889 domain-containing protein → MALSQLKQKIRYKDCGFQRRYESRYYWFPEESPPSCLIEVSQRDPYHDMTLYMLVNLATMKIMDLDVEEDRVPYETCPHAIKTYSYLIGEDISYNKIMRKFPEDKTIGCLHINELLQNAAQSFSSAYAFFLKERNFPPEWDEYRMYQGDLDPKSRREIGRHWWMKDKGVRNSCYSFSDRHETPELKQQVKPLDSITSLMVKEFRSARGDR
- a CDS encoding formylglycine-generating enzyme family protein; its protein translation is MSRTRAIIFISFCFLFLFSETGTSQEEKETSSSDTRKAILWTGEVLSVYRNKGKAKIKIGRNSYFSERSEEEIRGILSEKSNLPLFRKPKMEEIGSFQIENIEVEFGKVGKLTKPVSIELRGSFSVAEGKPAKLISVGLLIGAYGEETFYQDPSKFDATDIVRNHLVKTILHPKDGKEMVLVHTGYESNGRILYEHMGYFLYGQGSDPGDDSYNPKFGTPDRSSLEEISSFYIDKYEVTNKEYNKFLKETGTPPPPHWENGNFPRGKEYHPVTNLTYREAEAYSKWAGKKIPSEWQWEKAARGTGLIWRLLKDESYEFISQPQDYPFGNEFDSALCNTRESGSRGTISVFELPSKGQSPYGAIGMCGNVAEWTSSAYIPYPGHRPNSGRYGKHLKVIRGGSYSGTKEEAKAYARDFGGIPNLLNDRKAGLRLITEVKN